In the Nicotiana tabacum cultivar K326 chromosome 16, ASM71507v2, whole genome shotgun sequence genome, one interval contains:
- the LOC107816173 gene encoding uncharacterized protein LOC107816173 yields MEYSKEKTGAWLSVPQFGNWDQNGVFPDYSMDFSKIRENRKQNKKDLSRASLGNEKELIFTTKKDVNSGYSPHSNDQHYHQSRCPTRMRRIFNYFNCCSAKA; encoded by the exons ATGGAATATAGCAAGGAG AAAACTGGAGCATGGCTATCAGTACCACAATTTGGAAACTGGGACCAAAATGGTGTATTCCCAGACTACTCTATGGATTTCTCTAAAATAAGAGAGAATAGGAAACAAAACAAGAAAGACTTGTCAAGAGCTAGTTTAGGTAATGAGAAAGAGCTCATTTTTACTACCAAAAAGGATGTAAATTCAGGTTACTCTCCCCACAGTAATGATCAACATTACCATCAAAGCCGTTGTCCAACT AGGATGAGAAGGATCTTCAACTATTTCAACTGCTGTAGTGCAAAAGCTTGA